Proteins from one Leptospira wolffii serovar Khorat str. Khorat-H2 genomic window:
- a CDS encoding PhoH family protein codes for MRKEQFTFENQDLYRKICGINDAGVRNLEKQLELDLIPRGNGFQLEGSSPKVDFALDFFNLLETNYRDRPDRDFTDSFDFGYLLKQATREKKKEERKSEDLPFTPSEKILTTYKGKHLYPRTKNQDKYIQSFLNNLITFGIGPAGTGKTFLSVAMACRFLQNGIVDKIVLTRPAVEAGENLGFLPGDLNQKVDPYLRPVYDALNECIGFEKTQEYIALTKIEIAPVAFMRGRTLSKSFIILDEAQNCTLSQLKMIMTRLGRNSRMCISGDVTQIDLEHGRSGFDRVVNLFRSTESIGQVFFGKEDITRHPLVETIVRKFEEL; via the coding sequence ATCAGGAAAGAACAGTTTACTTTCGAAAACCAAGACCTGTATCGTAAGATCTGCGGGATCAACGATGCAGGCGTTCGGAATCTGGAAAAACAATTGGAACTGGATCTGATTCCGAGAGGAAACGGATTCCAATTGGAAGGCAGTTCCCCAAAGGTAGATTTTGCCTTGGATTTTTTCAATCTGCTGGAAACCAATTACCGGGATAGACCCGACAGGGATTTCACGGATTCCTTCGATTTCGGTTATCTTCTCAAACAAGCGACCCGGGAAAAGAAAAAGGAAGAGAGAAAATCCGAAGACCTTCCTTTTACTCCCAGCGAAAAGATTCTCACCACCTATAAAGGAAAGCATCTTTATCCTAGGACCAAGAATCAGGATAAGTATATTCAATCTTTCTTAAATAATTTGATTACATTTGGAATCGGTCCTGCGGGAACCGGAAAGACTTTTCTCTCCGTCGCAATGGCATGTCGTTTCCTACAGAACGGTATCGTTGATAAGATAGTTCTTACTCGCCCCGCCGTGGAAGCGGGGGAGAACCTTGGATTTCTTCCGGGAGACCTGAACCAAAAAGTGGATCCTTATCTTCGTCCCGTATACGACGCTTTGAACGAATGTATCGGCTTCGAAAAGACCCAGGAGTATATAGCTCTCACTAAAATAGAAATCGCTCCCGTGGCATTTATGAGGGGGCGCACACTTTCCAAGAGTTTTATCATTCTGGACGAGGCCCAAAACTGCACCCTCTCCCAATTAAAGATGATTATGACCCGATTGGGTAGGAACTCTCGCATGTGTATTTCCGGAGACGTGACCCAAATCGATTTGGAACACGGTAGATCCGGTTTCGATCGTGTGGTAAACTTGTTCCGGAGCACGGAGAGTATCGGACAGGTATTCTTCGGAAAAGAGGACATCACGAGACATCCTCTGGTAGAAACGATAGTGAGGAAGTTCGAGGAATTGTAA
- the aspS gene encoding aspartate--tRNA ligase, which yields MEDWILENYKSRFWAGEASVAQEGKTLTLFGWSFRFRDQGGVIFVDLRDRTGILQVVLRKEILGDSFSLAEKIRSEYVIAVQGKLKKRDPESVNPKMATGAVELVVEKLSILNQSKTPPFSLDEFDDTSEEHRLKYRYLDFRRDELKDRMIKRHEFIFAIRNYLNSRKFLEIETPILNKSTPEGARDFLVPSRLNPNSFYALPQSPQIFKQILMVGGMERYFQIVKCFRDEDLRADRQPEFTQLDMEFAFVSQEEILSEIEGLFSQIMKEVFGVGFQGPFARMPYKQAMEEYGSDKPDLRFGMKLVDVSEIVKNSDFQVFSGAVASGGVVKAVCVPGGSVISRKEIEELTAWLNRDYKAKGLAYMKHGPEGLESTITKRFTPEALSGIANAVGSKEGDMVFFGADEREIVNHSLGALRLKLSERFDKPAEGSFHISWIVDFPMFEWNKDSKRWDSLHHPFTSPSDSSLEIFSSEERLQKEAGNALAKAYDLVLNGVEIGGGSIRIHSKEVQNRVFSTLGIGPEDAKNKFGFLLEALEYGAPPHGGIAFGIDRILMLMTGGKSIRDVIAFPKTQKGICLMSECPSEVEEKQLQELKLRLIKV from the coding sequence TTGGAAGATTGGATTTTAGAAAATTATAAAAGTAGATTTTGGGCGGGAGAAGCGAGTGTCGCCCAAGAAGGAAAGACTCTCACGTTGTTCGGATGGTCGTTCCGATTCCGGGACCAGGGCGGGGTCATTTTCGTGGATCTCCGAGATAGAACCGGGATCCTACAAGTCGTTCTTCGCAAGGAAATCCTGGGGGATTCCTTTTCTTTGGCCGAAAAAATCCGCTCCGAGTATGTGATCGCAGTCCAGGGGAAACTCAAAAAAAGGGATCCGGAAAGCGTGAATCCCAAGATGGCGACCGGTGCAGTGGAGTTAGTGGTCGAGAAACTCTCGATTCTCAACCAATCCAAGACCCCTCCTTTCTCTCTGGACGAGTTCGACGATACTTCCGAAGAACACCGTTTGAAATACAGATACTTGGATTTTCGTAGGGACGAACTCAAAGATAGGATGATCAAACGCCATGAGTTCATCTTCGCGATTCGCAATTATCTCAATTCCCGTAAATTCCTGGAGATAGAGACTCCTATCCTGAACAAGTCCACTCCGGAAGGTGCTCGGGATTTTCTAGTACCTTCTCGTTTGAATCCCAACTCTTTCTACGCTCTTCCTCAATCTCCCCAGATATTTAAGCAAATTCTAATGGTGGGGGGAATGGAGAGATATTTCCAGATCGTGAAATGTTTCCGAGACGAGGACCTTCGCGCGGATCGCCAACCCGAATTCACCCAGCTGGATATGGAGTTCGCATTCGTTTCCCAGGAGGAAATTCTCTCCGAAATAGAGGGACTATTCTCCCAAATCATGAAGGAAGTCTTCGGAGTCGGATTCCAAGGCCCCTTTGCCCGTATGCCTTACAAACAGGCAATGGAAGAATACGGTTCCGATAAACCGGATCTGCGTTTCGGAATGAAGCTCGTGGATGTTTCGGAAATCGTAAAAAACAGCGATTTCCAAGTCTTTTCCGGAGCAGTCGCTTCCGGGGGAGTAGTGAAGGCGGTTTGCGTTCCGGGCGGTTCCGTTATTTCCCGAAAAGAAATCGAAGAACTCACCGCTTGGTTGAATCGGGATTACAAAGCCAAGGGCCTCGCCTACATGAAGCACGGGCCGGAAGGTCTCGAGTCCACTATTACGAAACGGTTCACTCCGGAGGCTTTGTCCGGAATCGCAAACGCTGTCGGTTCCAAAGAAGGAGACATGGTCTTTTTCGGAGCGGACGAGAGGGAGATCGTGAACCATTCTCTCGGGGCGCTACGTCTAAAGTTATCGGAAAGATTTGACAAACCTGCGGAAGGAAGCTTTCATATTTCCTGGATCGTCGACTTTCCGATGTTCGAATGGAACAAGGACAGCAAACGCTGGGATTCCTTGCACCATCCGTTCACTTCTCCTAGCGACTCCAGTCTGGAAATCTTTTCCTCCGAGGAAAGATTGCAGAAGGAAGCTGGAAATGCTCTGGCTAAGGCCTATGATTTGGTCTTGAACGGGGTGGAGATCGGAGGCGGATCCATTCGTATCCATTCCAAAGAAGTGCAGAATAGAGTATTCTCCACTCTCGGAATCGGACCGGAAGATGCGAAGAATAAATTCGGCTTCCTATTGGAAGCGTTGGAATACGGCGCTCCTCCTCACGGAGGGATCGCCTTCGGAATCGATAGGATCCTCATGCTCATGACCGGAGGAAAATCGATTCGCGATGTGATCGCGTTTCCTAAGACCCAGAAAGGGATTTGCCTCATGAGCGAATGCCCTTCCGAGGTAGAGGAAAAACAGCTCCAAGAACTGAAACTTAGGTTGATAAAGGTTTAA
- a CDS encoding single-stranded DNA-binding protein has protein sequence MANDINRVTLVGRLTRDPEFKTVNGTSLVNFSLANGRTYVTGGEKKEETHFFDCEAWGKGADIIQQYCKKGKQLVIEGRLKQDTWETMEGKKASRIRIVVENFQMIGARENGGGEYGSSANSGSSYSSSHEEMSGSAMDDDIPF, from the coding sequence ATGGCTAACGATATCAATCGGGTGACCCTTGTCGGTCGCCTGACCCGTGACCCGGAATTCAAAACGGTCAACGGGACTTCCCTGGTGAATTTTTCCTTAGCGAACGGTCGCACCTATGTGACCGGTGGAGAGAAGAAGGAGGAAACTCATTTCTTCGACTGCGAAGCCTGGGGAAAAGGCGCGGATATCATCCAGCAATACTGCAAGAAGGGCAAACAACTCGTGATCGAGGGACGCTTGAAGCAGGACACCTGGGAAACCATGGAAGGCAAGAAGGCCTCTCGGATCCGTATCGTCGTGGAAAATTTCCAGATGATCGGAGCTAGAGAGAACGGCGGCGGAGAATACGGTTCTTCCGCCAATAGCGGCTCCTCTTATTCCTCCTCACACGAGGAGATGAGCGGCTCCGCTATGGACGACGATATACCTTTTTAA
- the ybeY gene encoding rRNA maturation RNase YbeY translates to MREINRVRRAKDYATDVLSFPLSFDEIPWELPPTADKKFGPVLSLGEIVISWDTCKAQAKQIGHSEKEEFFRLFVHGFLHLIGYDHERGESDEALMKEKEDLCLDLVLGP, encoded by the coding sequence ATGCGGGAAATTAATCGGGTCAGGAGGGCGAAAGATTATGCAACGGACGTCCTGTCTTTTCCTTTGAGTTTCGACGAGATTCCTTGGGAACTTCCCCCTACGGCAGATAAAAAATTCGGACCCGTCTTAAGCCTGGGAGAGATCGTCATCTCCTGGGACACCTGTAAGGCACAGGCGAAACAAATCGGTCATAGCGAAAAGGAAGAATTCTTTCGATTATTTGTACACGGATTTTTGCATCTAATCGGTTACGATCACGAAAGAGGAGAATCGGACGAGGCTCTCATGAAGGAAAAGGAAGATCTATGTCTGGATCTAGTTCTGGGGCCTTAA
- the rplI gene encoding 50S ribosomal protein L9: protein MRVILQKDVSNLGDAGDIKDVADGFARNYLFPNRLAVRASEGKTKMALHQKKLADLKKEKRKKDMESVSGGLNGKEFEISVKTGGGDKLFGAVTPADVAALLKAAGFELDKRKIEFPEPIRSLGSYKLKIRLAEGILPTITINVKKEEEVPAAG, encoded by the coding sequence ATGAGAGTAATTTTGCAAAAAGACGTTTCCAATCTGGGCGATGCGGGAGATATCAAGGACGTTGCGGATGGATTCGCACGTAATTACCTTTTCCCTAATAGACTTGCGGTTCGCGCTTCCGAAGGTAAGACCAAAATGGCTCTTCATCAGAAGAAACTCGCCGACCTGAAAAAAGAAAAACGCAAGAAGGACATGGAATCCGTGTCCGGCGGATTGAACGGAAAGGAATTCGAAATTTCCGTGAAAACCGGTGGCGGAGACAAGCTTTTCGGAGCGGTAACTCCTGCGGACGTTGCGGCTCTTTTAAAAGCGGCAGGTTTCGAGTTGGACAAGCGTAAGATCGAGTTCCCTGAACCGATCCGTAGCCTTGGATCCTATAAGCTGAAAATCCGTCTCGCGGAAGGTATCCTCCCTACTATCACTATCAACGTGAAGAAAGAGGAAGAAGTTCCCGCCGCAGGCTGA
- the recO gene encoding DNA repair protein RecO, producing MSGSSSGALKKTKGIVMESRILPEGDAFLRLLPEEGEVGSFRVKGIKKSKTRPIAAVEPGSLTVLDYYYTQGRESYNVKEIGLIQRFDRAKTGYTGTVLVAYLVELVSAFLTEGGSHPQEYKLLLAALKELDEDGYRPVFLPFFKLKLLYVGGFVSREMECASCGKTVSEMQACSLEESHFEIVCGDCQTPPSDKLGLVRFLQDCLLLRYRDLKEKKISLELLKEADSLSNRALKPLLGKRLKSEAMLYEALGDGLE from the coding sequence ATGTCTGGATCTAGTTCTGGGGCCTTAAAGAAAACCAAGGGAATCGTAATGGAAAGTCGGATTCTTCCCGAAGGAGACGCTTTCCTTCGACTACTTCCCGAAGAGGGGGAAGTGGGAAGTTTCCGCGTAAAGGGGATTAAGAAAAGTAAGACCCGCCCCATCGCCGCCGTCGAACCGGGTTCTCTTACCGTATTGGATTATTATTATACGCAAGGTAGGGAGTCCTATAACGTAAAGGAGATCGGACTCATCCAGCGTTTCGACCGTGCTAAGACCGGTTATACAGGGACCGTGCTTGTCGCTTATCTTGTGGAACTGGTATCCGCTTTTCTTACGGAGGGAGGATCTCATCCTCAGGAGTATAAGCTTCTTCTCGCGGCCTTAAAAGAACTGGACGAAGACGGATATCGTCCGGTCTTTTTACCTTTCTTCAAATTAAAACTACTGTATGTAGGAGGTTTCGTTTCCAGGGAGATGGAATGCGCGAGTTGCGGCAAGACCGTTTCCGAAATGCAAGCCTGTAGCCTTGAGGAGAGTCATTTCGAAATCGTTTGCGGGGATTGCCAAACTCCTCCATCGGACAAACTGGGACTGGTTCGTTTTTTGCAGGATTGTCTGTTGCTGCGTTATAGGGACTTAAAGGAGAAAAAGATTTCCCTTGAACTCCTGAAGGAGGCGGATAGTCTCAGCAACCGGGCCTTAAAGCCACTACTCGGCAAGCGACTGAAATCGGAAGCCATGCTCTACGAAGCCTTGGGAGACGGCCTTGAATAA
- the dnaB gene encoding replicative DNA helicase gives MQADSLYELESEKSFLGFLLLKGADNLIDIPLAPEDFYQDTNRRVYKAIIDLVDKRTAVDPVSVLNYLKENSLLKDPEREYEYIYSLYKDSVVSHPLGYYADRIKRLSERRKYSKLLMNALDLIQKEPGENESVFNRIEQSLTEISRATDVKGLLPVAQDKAALSEYIREIMESRGQIKGLRTNFTQFDEMTSGLKEYELMVLAARPGNGKTTLALNIASNVALIHNRPVVIFSLEMSRMELLLKLVCSYAQVESNKLKRSEVTRSDAPKLIDAIVKVTSSPIYIDDSGALTVDDFKGRVRKLLTNETLGLIIVDYLQLMSDPKNRDGGRQQEVSSISRTLKQIAKEAKCPVIALSQMNRSIEQRSKDQRPQLADLRESGAIEQDADIVTFIYRGEKGKDEEEDPRMKGMAEIIVAKNRSGPTGSFPLAFRPELSRFDNV, from the coding sequence ATGCAAGCCGACTCCTTGTACGAACTGGAATCCGAGAAGTCCTTTCTTGGATTCCTGCTCCTCAAGGGGGCGGATAACCTCATAGACATCCCCCTCGCTCCTGAGGATTTTTACCAAGACACAAACAGAAGAGTCTATAAGGCCATCATTGACCTGGTCGATAAGCGCACCGCAGTCGATCCTGTCTCGGTCCTGAACTACTTAAAAGAGAATTCCCTACTCAAAGATCCGGAGAGGGAATACGAATACATTTACTCCTTATATAAGGATTCCGTGGTTTCCCATCCCTTGGGATACTATGCGGACAGAATCAAGCGTCTTTCCGAGAGAAGAAAATATTCCAAATTATTGATGAACGCCCTGGATCTGATCCAGAAAGAACCGGGGGAAAACGAATCCGTTTTTAACCGTATCGAGCAGAGTCTGACGGAGATATCTCGGGCCACAGACGTTAAGGGACTTCTTCCCGTCGCCCAGGACAAGGCGGCTCTTTCCGAATATATCCGGGAAATTATGGAAAGCAGGGGCCAAATCAAGGGGCTTCGCACTAATTTTACCCAGTTCGACGAGATGACTTCTGGCCTCAAAGAATACGAGCTTATGGTGCTCGCGGCTCGTCCCGGTAACGGAAAAACGACCCTCGCTTTGAATATAGCCTCGAACGTGGCTCTCATACACAATCGTCCCGTCGTCATCTTCTCTTTGGAGATGAGCCGGATGGAATTGCTTCTGAAACTGGTTTGTTCCTACGCCCAGGTGGAATCGAACAAACTAAAAAGATCCGAAGTCACTCGTTCCGACGCTCCGAAGCTTATCGATGCGATCGTGAAGGTGACTTCTTCTCCCATCTATATCGACGATTCAGGCGCACTGACTGTGGACGATTTCAAAGGAAGGGTACGTAAACTTCTTACCAACGAAACTCTGGGACTCATCATCGTGGATTACCTTCAGCTCATGAGTGATCCCAAAAACCGGGACGGGGGACGCCAACAAGAGGTTTCCTCCATATCCAGAACGTTAAAACAGATCGCCAAGGAAGCGAAATGTCCGGTGATCGCACTTTCTCAGATGAACCGTTCCATCGAACAGAGGTCGAAGGACCAAAGACCCCAGCTCGCCGACTTACGGGAGTCGGGAGCCATCGAGCAGGATGCGGATATCGTTACATTCATCTACAGGGGAGAGAAGGGAAAGGACGAGGAGGAAGATCCTCGTATGAAAGGAATGGCGGAGATTATCGTCGCCAAAAACAGGTCGGGGCCTACGGGTTCTTTTCCACTTGCCTTCCGACCCGAACTTTCCAGATTTGATAACGTATAG
- the rpsR gene encoding 30S ribosomal protein S18, with the protein MSENETQEETAGKEVTAEGMPLDQEGGRPPKKQNKYKKKVCRFTADPELAKQINYKNTELLERFITNRGKIIPRRITGTSAKYQRILAREIRKARSIGLLPFKVN; encoded by the coding sequence ATGTCAGAGAACGAAACCCAAGAAGAAACAGCAGGTAAGGAAGTTACCGCAGAGGGCATGCCTTTAGACCAAGAAGGCGGTCGCCCTCCTAAGAAACAAAATAAATACAAGAAGAAGGTTTGCCGTTTCACTGCGGACCCTGAACTTGCGAAACAAATCAATTATAAGAATACGGAACTCCTCGAGAGATTTATAACCAACCGTGGTAAAATCATTCCTCGTAGAATCACCGGAACTTCCGCTAAATACCAAAGGATTCTCGCGAGAGAAATCCGCAAAGCCCGTAGCATCGGCTTACTACCGTTCAAGGTAAACTGA
- the rpsF gene encoding 30S ribosomal protein S6 yields the protein MRNYEITTITRSTAKEVAKSEVVEIFKKHSINVTAEEDWGQKKLWHPIKHQDYGIFTHFKVSADQSALEKVERDFGLNQNLLRSMIVRLNG from the coding sequence TTGAGAAACTACGAGATTACCACAATCACGCGTTCTACCGCGAAGGAAGTCGCTAAAAGCGAGGTCGTTGAGATCTTCAAAAAGCATTCCATCAACGTAACCGCAGAAGAAGATTGGGGCCAGAAAAAACTTTGGCATCCCATTAAACACCAAGATTACGGCATCTTCACCCACTTCAAGGTGAGTGCTGATCAATCCGCCTTAGAAAAGGTAGAGCGCGACTTCGGTTTGAACCAAAATCTGCTCCGCTCTATGATCGTCCGCCTCAATGGCTAA
- a CDS encoding DUF779 domain-containing protein, whose amino-acid sequence MQIINRVSATEEAKSWIRKLKSEKGELLFHQSGGCCDGSAPMCYPAGDFIIGANDVFLGEVEGVPVYMGGQQFEYWRHTHLILDLVPGRGASFSVEAPYGVRFLTRSRLLEESDYIGSA is encoded by the coding sequence ATGCAAATTATAAATAGGGTCTCTGCCACCGAGGAAGCTAAGTCTTGGATCCGGAAATTAAAATCGGAGAAGGGCGAGCTGCTATTCCACCAATCGGGGGGATGCTGTGACGGTTCCGCACCCATGTGTTATCCGGCGGGTGACTTTATCATAGGCGCAAACGATGTATTTCTCGGGGAAGTGGAGGGCGTCCCGGTCTATATGGGAGGCCAACAATTCGAATATTGGCGTCATACTCATCTGATCCTGGATTTGGTACCGGGAAGAGGGGCGAGTTTCAGCGTGGAGGCCCCGTATGGAGTTCGGTTTCTAACAAGATCCCGGCTCCTGGAGGAATCGGACTATATCGGATCTGCCTAA
- a CDS encoding HD family phosphohydrolase, whose amino-acid sequence MFPLGSLLERGMAWITDTLTKIRPISFVRKFQVILTAITLIIVTWMLAIPFFGQDKIDLSPDGPYSEGKTALEKVVSLKEIVYEDEEKTKAKKLKAYQAAPNYFDRDYRILIDIIRPAIQEDMENYRSLKPSGEAKNAAELLTTVPRWKNRSKEDLELLLKTPGKSRVRDLVQQYTNLIFSNFCVLRDAPADYNSMRAAEAKVRNSGAIGNKEQISSLEGTLVVPRTYLYRDNATVEALNRLASEKLQATDPQLLSVIQKLSLTYVYSNPACTYNAEETKNQKQAIVDRTEPVNSRIDAGESIVKAGEIITPEIHKKLQIVNRYATRANIASIISILLIQSIFVIIVYAFLKKYNPKRLNDVSSNVIVFTLIWSLVLWTYLASKAFYSFENSYDAVFYFALVIPTGMVCLILSMIYDEQLSIAIGFFLSFFVFAASRYNPTSFMLAFVMTVVAATYGRKMRKRIDFIKAGFYMALVQILISSSGYLFDSRNYWVAVPSGSYLRDLWESNIFKLYLLCLVNGFVCSTLTQLLLPIYEYVFNIPTRFKLMELADTGHPLLQSLLTKAPSTYTHTFLVAAMSERAAQNLELDWLLTRVGVYFHDIGKIPNAGFFVENQHLIPKKENIDKNNPAKAAKIVIDHVLDGIEMAKKARLPREVIDFIPEHHGTSTMAFFYHKALAELSPSQKKKLRKQDFQYPGPKPQRKETAIVMIADSLEAASRSLEEVTPEALDALITKIVNSKLAENQLDECGLTLGDLEVVKSSFKEVLLSSLHSRPKYPKPEDTKALEEKNRNILGKNAGKAS is encoded by the coding sequence ATGTTTCCCCTGGGATCGCTATTAGAGAGAGGAATGGCCTGGATTACGGATACTTTAACCAAGATCCGTCCCATTTCTTTCGTTCGAAAATTTCAGGTCATATTGACCGCGATCACTCTCATCATCGTGACCTGGATGCTTGCGATTCCTTTCTTCGGTCAGGATAAGATCGATCTTTCTCCGGACGGTCCTTATTCGGAAGGTAAGACCGCTTTGGAAAAAGTGGTTTCCCTGAAGGAAATCGTCTACGAGGACGAAGAAAAAACCAAGGCAAAGAAACTCAAAGCGTATCAGGCGGCTCCCAATTATTTTGATCGGGACTATCGTATTCTCATAGATATCATCCGTCCCGCTATCCAAGAGGATATGGAAAATTACAGATCCTTGAAGCCAAGCGGAGAAGCGAAGAATGCCGCGGAACTTCTTACCACGGTTCCTCGTTGGAAGAATAGGTCCAAGGAGGATCTGGAGCTTCTTTTGAAGACGCCCGGAAAATCCAGGGTCCGGGATCTGGTCCAGCAATACACCAATCTGATCTTTTCCAATTTCTGCGTGCTTAGGGACGCGCCGGCGGATTATAACTCCATGAGAGCCGCAGAAGCTAAGGTTCGTAATTCCGGAGCCATCGGAAACAAAGAACAGATTTCCTCCTTGGAAGGAACTCTAGTGGTTCCGAGGACTTATTTATACAGGGACAATGCTACCGTCGAGGCGTTGAATCGATTGGCATCTGAGAAATTGCAGGCTACGGATCCGCAGCTTCTTTCCGTGATCCAAAAACTTTCCCTGACTTACGTGTATTCCAATCCGGCTTGTACTTACAACGCGGAGGAGACCAAGAACCAAAAGCAGGCGATTGTGGACAGAACGGAGCCAGTGAATAGTCGCATAGATGCGGGAGAAAGTATAGTAAAAGCGGGTGAGATCATCACTCCGGAAATCCACAAGAAACTTCAGATCGTAAACCGTTACGCTACCAGGGCCAATATAGCGTCCATCATCTCCATTCTTCTTATTCAATCCATTTTCGTAATCATAGTCTACGCTTTCCTAAAGAAATACAATCCTAAGAGATTGAATGACGTATCGAGTAACGTTATCGTATTCACTTTGATCTGGTCTTTGGTACTCTGGACGTATCTCGCGTCCAAAGCGTTCTATAGCTTCGAAAACAGTTACGACGCCGTATTCTATTTCGCTTTGGTCATTCCTACGGGAATGGTCTGTCTCATTCTTTCCATGATCTACGATGAGCAGCTGTCGATAGCAATAGGATTCTTTCTCTCGTTCTTCGTGTTCGCCGCTTCCCGTTATAATCCCACTTCCTTCATGTTGGCTTTCGTGATGACCGTGGTTGCGGCCACGTACGGAAGAAAAATGCGTAAGCGGATCGATTTTATCAAGGCCGGATTCTATATGGCCTTGGTCCAGATTCTAATCTCTTCTTCCGGCTATCTTTTCGATTCGCGAAATTATTGGGTGGCGGTTCCTTCCGGTTCCTATTTGCGGGACTTATGGGAATCGAATATATTCAAATTGTATTTATTATGCTTAGTGAACGGATTCGTATGCTCGACTCTCACCCAGTTGCTTTTGCCCATCTACGAATACGTTTTCAATATTCCTACCAGATTCAAACTGATGGAATTGGCCGATACGGGACATCCGCTTCTCCAGAGCCTCCTGACTAAGGCGCCTTCCACTTATACCCATACTTTTCTTGTGGCGGCGATGTCGGAAAGGGCTGCCCAAAATTTGGAACTGGATTGGTTACTCACAAGGGTCGGAGTATATTTCCACGATATAGGCAAGATTCCGAACGCGGGCTTTTTCGTGGAGAACCAGCATTTGATTCCTAAAAAGGAAAATATCGATAAGAATAATCCAGCCAAGGCGGCAAAGATCGTGATCGATCACGTATTGGACGGAATAGAGATGGCCAAGAAGGCCAGATTGCCTCGTGAGGTCATCGATTTCATTCCGGAACACCATGGCACTTCCACGATGGCGTTCTTTTACCATAAAGCATTGGCCGAACTTTCTCCTTCTCAGAAAAAGAAATTGAGAAAGCAGGATTTCCAGTATCCCGGACCCAAGCCACAGAGAAAGGAAACCGCGATCGTGATGATCGCGGATAGCTTGGAGGCTGCGAGTCGCTCTTTGGAAGAAGTCACTCCGGAAGCCTTGGATGCACTTATTACGAAAATCGTAAATAGCAAGCTTGCTGAGAACCAATTGGACGAATGCGGACTGACTCTCGGCGATCTGGAAGTTGTCAAATCCTCCTTTAAAGAAGTGCTGCTCTCCAGTCTTCATTCCCGCCCTAAATATCCCAAACCGGAAGACACCAAGGCACTGGAGGAGAAGAATAGGAATATTCTAGGCAAGAATGCCGGAAAGGCCTCTTAA